The Vibrio syngnathi DNA window CTTTGGCTGAATCACTGGGTGGGGTTGAAAGCCTGATTTGCCACCCAGCTTCGATGACTCACCGTGCGATGGGCGAAGAAGCATTGGCAGAAGCGGGTGTTTCTCAACAACTACTGCGCCTTTCTGTTGGCCTTGAAGATGCGGAAGACCTAATCGACGATCTCAAGCAAGCGTTTGAAAAAACACAACGCTTTATCACTGAAGGGGAGGGTTAATAATGGCAATCTTTCGCCAGCTACATAAATTTGGTGGCAGCAGTTTAGCGAACCCCGAGTGTTACCAACGCGTGGTCAATATTCTTAGAGAGTACTCATCAGCAACCGATTTAGTCGTTGTTTCAGCTGCGGGTAAAACAACCAACCGTTTGATTGAGTTTGTTGAAGCGCTCGATAAAGACGGCCGTATTGCTCACGAATGCCTGCAAACCCTTCGTCAGTTCCAACTTGAGCTGATTGAATCGTTACTTGACGGTGAAACTGCTGAGCAATTAACGGCAACCATTCAACAAGAATTTACTGCTTTGGGTGAGCTTACAGCTCCCTTGAGTGAAGCACAAAAAGCACAAGTACTGGGTCATGGTGAGGTTTGGTCTTCACGTCTGTTAGCCGCTTTGTTGTGCCAACATGACTTACAAGCGGTTGCTCAAGATGCGCGTGCCTTTTTACGTGCAGAAGCGGGTGCTCAACCCGAAGTGGATCGCGCGCGTTCTTATCCTCTGATTAAAGAAGTTTTGGCTCAGCATACGCATTGCCGAGTGGTGATTACGGGCTTTATGGCTCAGAACTGCGAAGGTGAAACAGTACTGCTTGGTCGTAACGGTTCAGATTACTCAGCAACCGTAATAGGCGCTCTGGCAGAAGTTGAACGTGTGACGATTTGGAGTGACGTGGCGGGCGTCTACAGCGCTGACCCTCGTTTGGTTTCGGATGCGTGTTTGTTGCCTCTGCTTCGCCTTGATGAAGCGAGTGAACTCGCTCGTCTGGCGGCTCCAGTGCTCCATAGCCGAACGCTACAGCCTGTCGCTCAAAGTGCTATGGATCTGAGCTTACGTTGCAGTTATCAGCCAGAGGCGGGTTCTACACAGATAGAGCGTGTATTGGCATCCGGTCGTGGTGCAAAAATCATTACCTCTTTAGATGAAGTTCTTATCGTGCAACTGACGTTTGGTCATGGACATGATTTCGACCGTCTAGAAAGCGAAGTGTTGGAAGGTCTTAAGCGTGCTCAACTAGAGCCGCTTGCTTATGAACTTGAACCGGATCAACATTGTTTGCGTCTTGCTTACACAGAAGAGATCGCTGGTGGCGCTTTAGAATATCTACAAGATCACGCGATTGAAGCGGAAATTAAGCTTAAAGAAGGCTTCTCTCTGATTGCGGCGGTGGGTGCAGGTGTGACTAAGAACCCGAACCATTGCTACGGTTTCTATCAGCAGCTCAAGAGCTCGCCAGTTGAGTTCATCTCAGAAGCGAACTCAGGATTGAGCTTAGTGGCTGTGATTCGTAAGAGTGAAACCTCAAGCCTAGTGAAAGGCATTCACTCTCAACTATTCCAAGCGCAGAAGCGTGTTGCGATTGCTTTGTGTGGTAAGGGCAACATTGGTTCAAGCTGGTTGAGCCTGTTTGCTGAGCAAAAGGCGGAACTCGAAAAGCGTCGTGGAATGAACTTTGAATTGGTTGCGGTTGTTGATAGCCAAACCTATTGGTTCGATGACCAAGGTATTGATGCGACTTCTGTAGGTAAGCGTTTTGATGACGAAGCGATTGCCAACAACGGTAACGACTGGTTAGAGCGTTTGGGCTCTATTCAGGGTTACGATGAAGCTGTAGTACTCGATGTCACCGCAAGCCCTGTGCTTGCAGCAAAGTACCTGCAAATTGCACAACAAGGTATCCACCTGATCTCAGCTAACAAGGTGGCTGGTTCAGCATCAAGCGAGTATTACCATCAGGTACAAGATGCTTTCGCTAAGATCAGCCGTCATTGGCTGTACAATGCGACAGTGGGAGCTGGCTTACCGATTAACCACACGGTACGTGACCTGCGCGAAAGCGGTGACGATATTATTGCTCTGTCAGGTATCTTCTCGGGTACTCTATCTTGGTTATTCCAACAGTTTGATGGCACGGTGCCATTCAGCGAGTTGGTTGATTTAGCGTGGCAACAAGGCCTGACGGAACCGGATCCTCGAGCTGACCTCGATGGCTCAGACGTGATGCGTAAGCTAGTGATTCTGGCGCGTGAATCGGGTTTAGATATTGAGCCTGAAAACGTCAAAGTAGAATCATTGGTACCTGAAGAATTACAAGATCTGTCAGTGGATGACTTCTTTGATAAAGCTTCTGTACTGAGTGAAGAGTTGGCCGAGCGTTTAGAGAAAGCGCAGTCTCAACAGAAGGTTCTTCGTTACGTAGCACGTTTAGAGAAAAATGGTAAGGCAACAGTAGGCGTTGAAGCGCTATCTAAAGAACACGCTCTGGCGAACTTACTGCCTTGCGATAATATCTTTGCGATTGAGAGCAAATGGTACAAAGATAATCCATTGGTTATTCGTGGCCCAGGTGCTGGTCGTGAAGTGACGGCTGGTGCAATTCAATCTGACCTAAACAGAATGTCTAGCCTGTTTTAATACTGAGAGCGATTGGCTTAATAGTCAGATCAATTGCTTTAATACTCAGATCGGTTGGTTTAGTACGTAAATGGCATACTATTCACTAAGATAAATAAGGCTGAAAGCACTATGTGTTTTCAGTCTTTTTTCTACATTCTTTCTGCTTTGCGACCCATCTATCGGCTTGAGCTTTTCTCACTATCTACTTGAAAAAAATTCATAATCGATCTGTTGACATTAAATCGTATTCAATACATTCTGGAGACATATAGACGTCTAAACGTCGCTAGGGATTTGAGATTATTTAGTGGTTGCTTTTGCCACAGGGAGAGTAAGATGGGATACACACACGCAAGTCATATCGACGCTTTAAATCAGAATATTGCAGAGCTTTCTGACAACATCAATGTGTCATTTGAATTTTTCCCACCGAGCAGTGAGAAGATGGAAGATACCCTGTGGAATTCTGTTCACCGTCTTAAAACACTTCAACCTAAATTTGTATCAGTAACCTATGGTGCAAACTCGGGTGAGCGTGATCGTACCCACTCAATCATTAAAGAAATTAAGAACCAAACAGGCCTAATTGCTGCACCACACTTAACGTGTATTGATGCTAGCCGCGAAGAGCTGATTCAAATTGCCGACGATTACTGGGCAAATGGTATTGAGAGCATTGTTGCGTTGCGTGGTGATATTCCAGCAGGCGGCGGTGCGCCAGATATGTACGCGTCTGATTTAGTTGAACTGCTTAAATCTCGTCACGACTTTGATATATCGGTAGCGGCATTCCCTGAGGTTCACCCTGAAGCAAAAAGTGCTCAATCTGATCTCATCAACCTAAAGCGTAAAGTAGATGCGGGTGCTAACCGTGCAATCACTCAGTTCTTCTTCGATGTAGAAAGCTACTTACGTTTCCGTGACCGTTGTGTGGCGGCGGGCGTTGACGTAGAGATTGTACCGGGTATCTTGCCAGTTTCTAACTTCAAGCAAGCGTCTCGTTTTGCTGCGATGAATAACGTAAAAGTACCGGGTTGGATGGCGAAGCAGTTCGAAGGTTTGGATGATGATCCAACAACTCGTCAGTTAGTCGGTGCTAGCCAAGCGATCGATATGGTTCGTACGCTAAGCCGTGAAGGTGTGAAAGATTTCCACTTTTACACGCTAAACCGTGCAGAAATGACTTATGCACTTTGCCATACGCTAGGTGTTCGCCCACAAGTCGCTGCGCTTTAAGTAAAGCCTAATAAGTAAAACCTAAGCGCTTGTAAAAAGCCTCTGGCTGTAAAATTTCAAATCCTATAGATACAAAAAAAGGCTTGGACTCTAAGAGTTCAAGCCTTTTGCTTTTCTAGCTTAACTTAAGCAAGAGCACCAAGTTCAAGCAGTACTTCGTCCGCCCATACAATCCATGCTTCACGGATAAGTAGGTTACGACGAAGCGTTAAACGCTCTAGGCGTGCTTGCTTGTCTAGTGTAGATGGCGTTGCGTAGTAAGCCGCTTCGATTTCTTTGTAGTGAGAAACCAGTTTGCGAGACTCTTCAACTAGCTCAGCAAGTTGTACACGGTAAGCGTCAGCAGGTTGTACAGCACAAGCCATTAGCTTAGCTGAGAACTCGTCACGAACGGTTGGGTGTGCAGTTGGTTGTTCAAACCATTCACCTAGCGCGCCACGGCCTGCGTCAGTGATAGAGTAAACTTTACGATCAGGTTTGCCTTCTTGAGGCTCAAGCACGCAAGTTACCTGGTCGTTCTGAGCCATTTTATTTAGCTCGCGGTAAACTTGTTGGTGGCTAGCTTTCCAGAAGTAACCAATGCTTGAAGAGAATTCTTTTGTGATATCGTAACCAGTAGCATCGCGTGTACTTAAAACGGTTAAAATTACGTGTGGTAATGACATGTCTGAAATCCAAATGGTAAACAGTAAACAAATACTTGAACAACAAGTGTGCTTCTATGGCACGTTATATTGGTTATGTTCAAGTAGCACCAACTCAATAGTTGGTTATGTCACCTTACAAAGCCGTTTATCACCTAGGTTGACCAGTTTATTGGTCGAGTGCCGCAGATTATTATTTTGGAGTGTTTCTGCAGTGGAGCAGTAGTATATCTAAATAATAAGCATAAAGTAGAATACATGGACAAAATAACCCAAAAAACTGACAAAATACTCACTAGTGGTTATTTGGCAAAATAAAAAGGCCGCACATGGCGACCTTTTGTTTCTTTTATAGATGGAATCACTAATTAACCAGTGTTTCGCATACCTGCTGCAATGCCTGCAATCGTCACCATTAGCGCTTCTTCTAGCTCTGCTGGTGGTGTTTCACACTTACGAGTACGGTAAAGCAGTTCCGCTTGAAGCATGTTTAGCGGCTCAACATAGATGTTACGTAGACGAATTGACTCAAGTCCCCAAGGGTCGCTTTGCATCAAGTTCTCGTTATTTTCTACATTCAGCACCGCTTTGATGTCTTTCTGCAATTGTTCACGCAGTAATTCACCTAACGGCAGCAGTTCTTTATCAACAAGGCGTTGGTCGTAGTACTTAGCGATTTCCATGTTGCACTTCGAGTACACCATTTCCAACATACCTAGACGAGTAGAGAAGAATGGCCATTCACGACACATCTCTTCAAGTAGCGCTTGATGGCCTTGATCGACAGAGTATTGGATCGCTTCACCAGCGCCTAACCATGCAGGAAGTACCAAACGGTTTTGGCTCCATGAGAAGATCCATGGAATCGCACGTAGGCTTTCTACGCCGCCGTTCGGGTTACGTTTCGCAGGACGAGAACCAAGAGGTAACTTGCCTAACTCTAGCTCTGGCGTCGCTTGGCGGAAGTAAGGAACAAACTTCTCTTCACCACGAACGACGTTACGGTAAGCTTCGCAAGATACTTCAGAGAGCACTTCCATTAGGTCGCGCCATTCTTGTTTTGGCTCTGGTGGTGGCAGAAGGTTCGCTTCTAGAATCGCACTTGCGTATAGGTTGAAGCTATTAACTGCAACATCTGGCAAGCCAAGTTTAAAGCGGATCATTTCGCCTTGCTCAGTTACACGTAAGCCGCCTTTCAAGCTTTTAGGTGGCTGAGAAAGAAGAGCAGCGTGCGCTGGCGCACCACCACGACCAACTGTACCGCCACGGCCGTGGAATAGAGTCAGTTCAATACCTTCTTCTTCACAAGCCTTAACCAACTTGTCCATAGCATCATACTGCGCCCAACCAGCAGACATTACGCCAGCGTCTTTTGCTGAGTCAGAATATCCGATCATCACCATTTGGTGGTTCTGGATAAAGCCACGGTATAAATCAATGCTCATTAGCTGTTTCATCACGGCTTCTGAGTTGTTCAAGTCGTCCAGCGTTTCGAACAATGGACATACATCCATGCGGTACGGGCAACCACACTCTTGTAGCAGCAAGTGAACAGCCAGTACATCTGATGCTGTACGAGCCATAGAGATAACGTAAGCACCAAAGGCTTCACGAGGTTGAGCAGCAACGACCTTACAGGTGTCCAAAACCTCTTTGACCTGTTCAGATGGCTCCCAATCGCGTGGTAGCAGTGGGCGTTTTGAGCTTAATTCATTAGTTAAGAAAGCGACTTTGTCTTGCTCGCTCCACTGGTCGTAATCACCAATGCCTAGGTAGCGAGTCAATTCAGACAGCACATCTGAGTGACGTGTGCTTTCTTGACGAACATCGAGACGAACTAAATGCACACCGAATGCTTTTAGACGACGCAGCGTATCAAGCAGAGAACCGTCTGCAATGACGCCCATGCCACATTCGTGCAGCGATTGGTAACACGCGTAAAGTGGTGTCCAAAGTTGGTCGATGTTCTGTAGCGTTTCTTTCTTCGGTACTTCAGCGTCGTGCAGCTTTGCATCAAGCACTTCTAACGTGTTGTTCAGCAGAGTACGTAGGCTCTTCAGGATGGCACGGTAAGCTTCGTGCTCATCGCCAGCCAATTCACGAACGGCGTCATTACACTTGGTCATCGACAGTTCGGTAATCAGCTCGTTGACGTCACCTAGATACAGGTCAGCGGCTTTCCAGCGAGATAGGCGCAGTACTTCTTTGGTGATGGTGTGCGTTACGAATGGGTTACCATCGCGGTCGCCACCCATCCAAGATGAGAAGTGTACTGGGCGTGCATCGATTGGTAAGCCTTCACCAAGGTAACCTTTTAGTCGGTCATCCATTTCACGTAGGAAATCAGGCACAGCTTCCCAAAGAGAATTTTCTACAACCGCAAAGCCCCACTTAGCTTCATCAAGTGGTGTTGGGCGTTGCTGACGAATCACATCAGAGTGCCAACCTTGAGCGATAAGTTGCTCTAGGCGACGTTCGGTTTTCACTCGCTCTTTGTGTGATAGGTCGCTTAATTCTAATTTAGACAGACACTCGTTGATCTTAACCAACTTGTTGATCATGGTGCGACGAGTGATTTCTGTTGGGTGAGCAGTCAAAACGAGTTCGATGTTCAGGTCGCGAACAGCTTGAGCCGCATCTAGCTTGCTGATGTCGTTTTGGTTTAATTTGGAAAATAGAGATTGCAGCACGTCTGGTTCGCAAACATGCTCCTCACAGTGGCGAGAGATGGTGTGGTATTGCTCTGCCATGTTGGTGAGGTTGAGAAATTGGTTAAATGCACGAGCAACAGGAGTGAGTTGTTCGTTCGGCAGGTTTTTGATTTCTTCAACTAGGCTGTCACGGTCAGCTTTGTTGCCTGCGCGGGCGGATTTGGAAAGTTTACGGATAGTCTCCACTTTCTCTAAGATAACGTCACCATGTGCATCTTGGATTGTGTTACCTAGCAAGCGTCCCAGCATGCTTACGTTACTCTTGAGAGCGGCGTATTTCTCGTTCATTGTCATCCTGCCTCGTAAAAAAATTACATCCATTGTTCCTTGTTAAGTACACAATCTAGCGAAAAGTGCTGTATCTAGTCAAATAAAGCATTCTAAGTTTGCAATTATTAGGTTTAAAAATGCGGGAGAAGTAAATTTTTCAAAACTTAGGGAAAAAGTGAAATTTAATTACAAGATTGCGGCTATATCAGGGATGGCAGAATAAAAGCCACTTTTTAGGGTGGCTTTTATGTGAATGTTCGGATTGAAAAGTAATAACTAGAAACAATATTTACGGATAGATTTACTCAGAACATCAATTGTTGGGTCAATAAAATCGAAGCTTAAGAACTCATCCGGTTGGTGAGCTTGGTCAATTGAGCCTGGGCCTAACACCAAGGTTGGACATAATTCTTGAAGGAAAGGTGCCTCTGTACAGTAGTTCACGGTTTGCGATTCAATCTCACAAACTGATTCCATGCCACCAATAAATGGATGATCGTGCTGGCACTCATAACCCGGAATTGGCTCATGCAGGGGAGTAATCTCAATTCTGCCCGGCCATTTTGCTTCGACTTCTTTAAGTGCGCTGCGCAGCATGTTATCCAAACCATCTAAGCTGATGCCCGGTAAAGGACGAACGTCATAATGCAGCTCACAACAGCCACAGATACGGTTGGCGCTATCGCCACCGTGGATATGACCAAGGTTTAGCGTCGGGCTTGGAATGGCGAATCCTGGGTGATGGTACTCTTTGACTAGCTTGTCACGCAGCTGCATTAAAGCGAACAGCACTTCATGCATGATCTCGATGGCGTTAACACCTAATGCTGGATCTGAAGAGTGACCTGATTTACCGGTTACTCGCACGGCATTGGCAACATGACCTTTATGTCCACGAATAGGCACTAGGCTGGTTGGTTCACCAATAATGCAGTAATCCGGTTTAAACGGTGCATTTTCGGTGAAATGACGTGCACCTAGCATGGTGGTTTCTTCGTCACAGGTTGCTAATACATAGAGCGGCTTGGTTTGTTTGCTCCAATCCATCTTCTTTGCGGCTTCATAAACGAAAGCAAAAAAGCCTTTCATATCGGCGGTGCCTAATCCGTAGAAGCGGTTGTTGTGTTCTGTTAGTGCGTGAGGGTCGAAATTCCAACGTCCTTCATCGAATGGCACTGTGTCGCTGTGTCCTGCAAGCAATAAGCCGCCTTCTCCCGAACCCATCTTTGCGACCATATTATGTTTGCCGGGCTCGACTTCCACGACCTCAACGCTAAAGCCTACGTCTTTAAACCATTGAGCCATTTTTTCGATCACTTTCTCGTTGCCATGATCCCAGCTTGGATCGGTTGAGCTAATGGAGTCGGTGGAAATTAAGCCTTTATAGACCTCAAGGAAACTCGGTAATTGCATAATATCTTCACTTCTACTATTGACAGGAAAACCATAAGTCGGTAAAACACATATTAAATCATATTTAATGCATAAGAAATCAAATATAGCTAGAAATTAAGTATGAATAGTCAAATTTGAAATGTAACTTACCTCAAGAATGGATGTGTTGAGATGTTGAAAACCACGATCATTGGCGCAAGCGGCTATACAGGAGCAGAACTGGCTCTAATGATAAACAGACACCCTGAGCTCACGCTATCAGGTTTATATGTCTCAGCCAATAGTGTAGACGCGGGCAAACCTATCGCTGCACTGCACGGTAAGTTAGCTGGCCTGATTGATATGCCAGTGCAACCTTTAACAAATCCGGAAGAAGTGGCTAAACAGTCTGATGTGATTTTTTTAGCGACCGCGCATGAAGTCAGCCACGACCTCGCGCCAATCTTCCTTGAGAACGATTGCCAAGTCTTCGACCTATCGGGTGCCTTCAGAGTTAAAGGCGAAAACTTCTACCAAGAGTTCTACGGTTTTGAACATCAACACGAACAATGGTTAGACAAAGCGGCTTACGGTTTAGCTGAATGGAACGAACAAGAAATCAAAGAAGCTCAGCTTGTCGCAGTCGCGGGTTGTTACCCAACCGCATCACAACTGGCGATTAAGCCTTTGGTTGAAGCAAAGTTACTGGATGAGAACCAATGGCCAGTGATTAACGCGACCAGTGGCGTTACTGGAGCTGGTCGTAAGGCGACTATGGTCAACAGCTTCTGCGAAGTGAGCTTGCAAGCCTATGGTGTATTCAATCACCGTCATCAACCTGAAATGGCTGCACATTTAGGATGTGATGTGATCTTCACTCCGCACCTCGGCAACTTTAAGCGCGGTATTTTGGCGACCATCACCATGAAATTGGCTGAAGGCGTGACAGAACAACAGATACAAGATGCCTTTGAGCAAGCTTACCAAGGTAAACCTGCGGTGAGATTACTCGAAGAGACATTGCCAAGAATTCAAGATGTAGAACAGACACCTTTCTGCGATTTAGGTTGGAAGGTTCAAGGTCAACACATCATCGTTGTTTCAGCGATTGATAACTTATTAAAGGGTGCATCTAGCCAAGCGATGCAGTGTTTGAATTTACGTTATGGTTTTGCGCCATTAACTGCGTTAGTGTAAGGAAATCTAGATATGAGCCTTAATAATCAACCATTAATCATAAAGTTAGGTGGCGCTGCGCTATCTTGTGGTGAAACACTTAGCAAGTTATTTGGTGCTATCTCTGCTTACCAACAACAGGCACAACGACCAATCGTGATTGTTCACGGTGGTGGTTACCTTGTTGATGATTTGATGAATAAGTTGAACCTCGAAACCGTTAAGAAAGAAGGGCTACGTGTTACTCCTTATGATCAGATCCCAGTGATCGCTGGTGCACTAGCAGGCACGGCCAACAAACTACTTCAAGGTCAGGCAATTAAAGACGGTATCAACGCCATTGGTTTGAGCCTAGCTGATGGTGGTTTATGCAAAGTCAGCGAACTGAACCCTGAACTGGGCGCGGTAGGAAAAGCGGAGCCGGGCGACTCAACCGTTCTGCAAGCGATTCTTAATGCGGGCGCACTGCCAATCATTAGTTCAATTGGTCTGACTGAGCAAGGTCAACTGATGAATGTGAATGCTGACCAAGCTGCGGTTGCCGTTGCAGGCGCGCTTGATGCTGAACTGGTACTGCTTTCTGATGTAAGTGGTGTGTTGGATGGCAAAGGCCACCTGATTCCAAGTCTCAATCAACAGCAAGCTGATGACCTTATTACAGGAAAAGTGATTACCGACGGCATGATCGTTAAGGTTCAAGCCGCACTAGAAGCCGCTAACGGCCTTGGACGACCAATCGAAGTTGCCACTTGGCGATACCCAGACAAACTGACACAACTTTTTGCAGGTAAAAGCATAGGAACACAGTTTTTACCTCAGTAGACCTCACAACGAGTCACTACTTAAAGAATTTAGACAAATAAATTTAACACATAATAATGAAGTCATTTCCAACGCTGACCGCCATGTGCAGTATGGAAACTAGGAGAAAGAAAATGAGCAAAGTTAACGTAAAGAAAGTTGTAGTAGCCTACTCTGGCGGTCTAGACACATCAGTAATCATCCCATGGTTGAAAGAGAACTATGACTGCGAAGTTATCGCATTTGTTGCTGATGTAGGCCAAGGCGACGAAGAGTTGATTGGTATTGAAGAGAAAGCAAAAGCGTCTGGTGCTTCAGAGTGTTACATCGCTGACCTTAAAGAAGAGATGGTAGCTGACTACATCTACCCAACGCTAAAAACGGGCGCTTATTATGAAGGTAAATACCTGCTAGGTACTTCGATGGCTCGTCCAATCATTGCGAAAGCTCAGGTTGAAGTTGCACGTAAAGTCGGTGCTGACGCACTGTGTCACGGCTGTACAGGTAAAGGTAACGACCAAGTTCGTTTTGAAGGCGCATTTGCTGCACTGGCACCAGACCTACACGTAATCGCACCTTGGCGTGAGTGGGATCTAGTGAGCCGTGAAGAGTGTCTGGATTACCTAGCAGAACGTAACATCCCTTGTACGGCTTCTCTGACTAAGATCTACTCGCGTGATGCAAACGCATGGCACATCTCTACAGAAGGTGGCGTTCTAGAAAATACATGGAACGCACCGGATGAAGATTGCTGGGCTTGGACTGTAGACCCAGAGCAAGCGCCAAACGAATCTGAAACAGTGACGCTTAAAGTTGAAAAAGGTGAAGTGGTAGCGGTAGATGGCGAAACAATGACGCCATACAACGCACTGGTTTACCTAAACGAGAAGGGTGCGAAGCACGGTGTTGGTCGTATCGATATCGTTGAAAACCGTCTTGTTGGCATGAAGTCTCGTGGTTGTTACGAAACTCCAGGTGGCACAATCATGATGGAAGCACTGCGTGCAGTAGAGCAACTGGTTCTTGATAAAGCGGCATTCGAATTCCGTGAAGAGCTAGGTGTTAAAGCTTCTCACCTTGTATACGATGGTCGTTGGTTCACTCCGCTATGTAAGTCAATTCTTGCGGCAACAGATGAACTAGCACAAGACGTAAATGGTGAAGTGGTTATTAAGCTTTACAAAGGCCATGCAACGGTGACTCAGAAACGTTCTGACAACAGCCTGTACTCAGAAGAGTTTGCAACTTTTGGTGAAGATGAAGTTTACGACCAAAGCCACGCTGAAGGCTTCATCCGTCTTTACTCGCTATCAAGCCGTATCCGTGCTCTGAATAGCCAAAAGTAATCCTAACCATGAGTTAGTTAGCTAGCCTTTTACGAGCAATCGAAGGCTAGAAAATAGACATTATCATGCAAAGCCCATCCACTATTGATTAGTGAATGGGCTTTTTGCTATCTATTAGTCTAATAAATCAGCTTCGGTTTTTATCATTGAATGGCATATAATTCGCGAACCACACTAAAATAATCAATGGCTCGAACTACTGGTGAATAAATATGTGAAAATAATGAATTAATACTTTATTTTCATTTTGAATTGCCGTAAGTTTAAACCATCAGAAAAATACTGAATCTTAATCAGAATTATCATTTGCAAAAACAGTGAGCACTGTGCAATCAGGAGATACACAATGGCATTATGGGGCGGTAGATTTACCCAAGCAGCAGACACCCGGTTCAAAGATTTTAACGATTCTCTTCGTTTTGATTACCGATTGGCTGAGCAAGACATTGTGGGCTCAATTGCCTGGTCTAAAGCTCTACTGTCGGTCAACGTATTAACCGAGGAAGAGCAACAGAAGCTTGAGTTAGCGCTAAATGAGCTAAAACTTGAGGTGATGGAAGATCCTGAACAGATTCTACGTTCTGATGCAGAAGATATTCACAGTTGGGTTGAGCAACAACTTATCGGTAAAGTCGGTGACTTGGGCAAAAAGCTCCACACGGGCCGTTCTCGTAATGACCAAGTGGCGACCGACCTGAAATTATGGTGTCGTCAGCAAGGTAACCAACTGCTACTGGCACTGGATCGCCTACAAAGCCAAATGGTGAACGTTGCTTCTCAGCATCAAGAAACCGTACTTCCTGGCTACACTCACTTACAACGTGCTCAGCCGGTAACTTTTGCTCACTGGTGCTTGGCTTACGTTGAAATGCTTGAGCGTGATTATTCTCGTTTGAATGATGCGATTAAGCGTCTAGATACATGTCCGCTGGGTTCTGGTGCCCTTGCTGGAACTGCTTACCCGATGGACCGTGAAGAGTTAGCTCACAACTTAGGTTTCCATCGTGCAACGCGCAACTCTCTAGATTCAGTTTCTGACCGTGACCATGTGATGGAGCTGATGTCGATTGCATCTATCTCAATGCTTCACCTTTCGCGTCTTGCAGAAGATATGATTTTCTACAACTCAGGTGAATCAAACTTCATCGAGTTAGCGGATACCGTGACGTCAGGTTCATCTCTGATGCCACAGAAGAAAAACCCGGATGCGCTAGAGCTTATCCGTGGCAAAACTGGCCGTGTATACGGTTCATTAGCCGCAATGATGATGACAGTGAAAGCTCTGCCTTTGGCGTACAACAAAGACATGCAAGAAGATAAAGAAGGTCTGTTCGACGCTTTAGATACTTGGAATGATTGTATGGAGATGGCTGCTCTTTGTTTTGACGGCATTAAAGTGAACGGCGAACGTACGCTTGAAGCAGCAAAACAAGGTTACGCGAACTCAACAGAACTGGCTGATTACTTAGTAGCGAAAGGCATTCCTTTCCGTGAAGCTCACCACATTGTTGGTGTAACAGTCGTCGCGGCGATTGCTAAAGGCTGTGCGTTAGAAGAGTTAACCATCGCAGAGATGAAAGAGTTCTCTGAGGTGATTGAAGAGGATGTGTATGACATCCTGACTATTGAATCGTGTCTTGAAAAACGTAGTGCGCTCGGTGGTGTATCACCACA harbors:
- the argH gene encoding argininosuccinate lyase, which gives rise to MALWGGRFTQAADTRFKDFNDSLRFDYRLAEQDIVGSIAWSKALLSVNVLTEEEQQKLELALNELKLEVMEDPEQILRSDAEDIHSWVEQQLIGKVGDLGKKLHTGRSRNDQVATDLKLWCRQQGNQLLLALDRLQSQMVNVASQHQETVLPGYTHLQRAQPVTFAHWCLAYVEMLERDYSRLNDAIKRLDTCPLGSGALAGTAYPMDREELAHNLGFHRATRNSLDSVSDRDHVMELMSIASISMLHLSRLAEDMIFYNSGESNFIELADTVTSGSSLMPQKKNPDALELIRGKTGRVYGSLAAMMMTVKALPLAYNKDMQEDKEGLFDALDTWNDCMEMAALCFDGIKVNGERTLEAAKQGYANSTELADYLVAKGIPFREAHHIVGVTVVAAIAKGCALEELTIAEMKEFSEVIEEDVYDILTIESCLEKRSALGGVSPQQVAYAVDQAEKRLSQRDTSIVKVRSARLTDIEALEGMVAYWANMGENLPRSRNELVRDIGSFAVAEHHGEVTGCASLYVYDSGLAEIRSLGVEAGWQGQGQGTAIVQHLVDKARQMAIKKVFVLTRTPEFFMKHDFLPTSKSLLPEKVLKDCDQCPRQHACDEVALEVNLVEQVIAKVNVA
- a CDS encoding argininosuccinate synthase; the encoded protein is MSKVNVKKVVVAYSGGLDTSVIIPWLKENYDCEVIAFVADVGQGDEELIGIEEKAKASGASECYIADLKEEMVADYIYPTLKTGAYYEGKYLLGTSMARPIIAKAQVEVARKVGADALCHGCTGKGNDQVRFEGAFAALAPDLHVIAPWREWDLVSREECLDYLAERNIPCTASLTKIYSRDANAWHISTEGGVLENTWNAPDEDCWAWTVDPEQAPNESETVTLKVEKGEVVAVDGETMTPYNALVYLNEKGAKHGVGRIDIVENRLVGMKSRGCYETPGGTIMMEALRAVEQLVLDKAAFEFREELGVKASHLVYDGRWFTPLCKSILAATDELAQDVNGEVVIKLYKGHATVTQKRSDNSLYSEEFATFGEDEVYDQSHAEGFIRLYSLSSRIRALNSQK